A stretch of the Mesorhizobium huakuii genome encodes the following:
- a CDS encoding pyridoxal phosphate-dependent aminotransferase, with protein sequence MPLKAAAHIEAMSAFALANFGGYDRPTLAQNESAFPPSPKAVAAGQDAVARSHLYPDPDWTALREALAQAYGVERSLILCGAGSMDLISCTVAAFAGPGDEVLGTAYAYNFAASAAARVGAVYVKAEEHDFTVSLDSILAAVTPATRIVFVCNPGNPTGTRIGNSELLRLRAALRPDVLLVIDQAYGEFDDQDPGPIFALVPRGDTVVLRTLSKAYGLAGARVGWGLSAPSVGAQVRKIQNSNQVTTPSLAMAVAAVQDQVYMRETVARTAVIRDRFAHDLRSAGYHVPESRTNFVLIGFSSAAAAEAAERTLRGADIIVRSLGGYGLTDCLRATVGPQEMMDRVLRILIDMRGG encoded by the coding sequence GTGCCCCTGAAAGCAGCCGCTCATATCGAGGCCATGTCTGCCTTCGCCCTTGCGAATTTCGGCGGCTATGACCGGCCAACCCTTGCTCAGAATGAAAGCGCCTTTCCGCCCAGCCCCAAGGCTGTCGCCGCTGGCCAGGACGCGGTTGCCCGCAGCCATCTCTATCCCGACCCGGACTGGACGGCACTGCGCGAGGCGCTCGCGCAGGCCTATGGGGTCGAGCGCAGCCTGATCTTGTGCGGAGCCGGTTCGATGGACCTGATCAGTTGCACAGTCGCGGCGTTTGCCGGACCGGGCGATGAGGTGCTGGGCACCGCCTATGCGTATAATTTCGCCGCATCCGCCGCCGCGCGCGTCGGTGCGGTCTACGTCAAGGCAGAAGAGCACGATTTCACCGTTTCGCTCGACAGCATCCTGGCCGCCGTCACGCCAGCAACGCGTATCGTTTTCGTCTGCAATCCGGGCAATCCGACCGGCACCCGTATCGGCAACAGCGAACTGCTGCGGCTGCGCGCCGCGTTGCGGCCGGACGTGCTGCTGGTGATCGATCAGGCCTATGGTGAATTCGACGACCAGGACCCCGGGCCGATCTTCGCACTTGTCCCGCGCGGCGACACCGTGGTGTTGCGCACCCTCTCCAAAGCCTATGGCCTGGCCGGTGCACGCGTCGGCTGGGGCTTGTCTGCGCCTTCGGTCGGGGCGCAAGTGCGCAAGATACAGAATTCGAACCAGGTCACGACACCGAGCCTCGCAATGGCGGTCGCGGCCGTGCAGGACCAGGTCTATATGCGCGAAACGGTGGCCCGCACGGCCGTGATCCGCGATCGGTTTGCACATGATCTGCGGTCTGCCGGCTACCATGTTCCCGAAAGCCGGACGAATTTCGTGCTGATTGGCTTCTCCAGCGCAGCCGCCGCGGAGGCAGCCGAGAGAACCTTGCGCGGCGCCGATATCATCGTTCGCAGCTTAGGCGGTTACGGCCTCACGGACTGTCTGCGCGCGACGGTCGGTCCACAAGAGATGATGGACCGGGTTTTGCGCATACTGATCGACATGCGCGGCGGATAG
- a CDS encoding GMC family oxidoreductase, translated as MARANVERKPNCDIVIVGGGSAGTLLAARLSEDPDSRVLLIEAGEEATDPDIWNPAAWPALQGRSYDWDYRTQPQAGTAGRVHHWARGRLIGGSSCLHAMGYMRGHPSDFQAWVDATGDRRWGWDELLPVFQAIEDHPLGGDGIHGKGGPLPIHLPADEVSPVARAFIEAGASWGLPRLEGHNSGEMIGVTPNSLNIRDGQRVTVADAWLTGAVRGRENLTILTGSRVRRLKLEGGQVRSLEVAGRQGSVEIFADRVVLCAGALESPALLMRSGIGPHDVLDAAGVGCLIDMPDIGRNLQDHLLGAGNLYAARKPVPPSRLQHSESMAYMRADNFTAAGRPEIVVGCGIAPIVSECFQAPAAGTAYSLLFGITHPTSRGSVRISGPELGDPLIIDPAYLQTGRDRALFRQALEAARTIGHSDELAGWRERELLPGTLNSAAEMDDFIARSVITHHHPCGTCRMGKDPDAVVDANLRLKALDNLFVVDASIMPNLTAGPIHAAVLAIAETFARRHREILQS; from the coding sequence ATGGCCAGGGCCAATGTCGAGCGCAAACCGAATTGCGATATCGTCATCGTCGGCGGCGGGTCGGCCGGGACGTTGCTTGCAGCGCGACTGAGTGAAGATCCGGACAGTCGCGTTCTACTGATCGAGGCAGGCGAAGAGGCGACGGATCCGGACATCTGGAACCCCGCTGCGTGGCCGGCACTTCAGGGCCGCAGCTACGATTGGGACTATCGCACGCAGCCGCAAGCCGGCACTGCGGGCCGGGTGCATCATTGGGCGCGCGGGCGGTTGATCGGCGGCTCGAGCTGCCTGCACGCGATGGGCTACATGCGCGGTCATCCCTCCGACTTCCAGGCCTGGGTCGACGCGACCGGGGATCGCCGATGGGGTTGGGATGAACTGCTGCCGGTTTTCCAGGCCATCGAAGACCACCCGCTTGGTGGCGACGGTATTCACGGCAAGGGCGGGCCGTTGCCGATCCATCTGCCGGCTGACGAAGTCAGTCCGGTTGCCCGTGCCTTCATCGAGGCAGGGGCATCGTGGGGTCTGCCTCGCCTCGAGGGCCATAACAGCGGAGAGATGATCGGTGTCACCCCTAACTCCTTGAACATCCGCGATGGGCAGCGGGTTACGGTGGCGGACGCCTGGCTCACCGGGGCAGTTCGAGGCCGCGAAAACCTGACCATCCTTACGGGATCCCGGGTGCGGCGGCTAAAGCTGGAAGGTGGCCAGGTCCGTAGCCTCGAGGTCGCGGGGCGACAGGGTTCGGTCGAAATCTTTGCGGATCGAGTTGTCCTTTGTGCCGGGGCGCTGGAGAGTCCGGCTTTGCTGATGCGTTCGGGCATCGGTCCGCACGATGTGCTCGATGCCGCGGGCGTCGGCTGCCTGATCGATATGCCTGACATAGGTCGAAACCTTCAGGACCACCTGCTTGGCGCCGGCAACCTTTATGCGGCCCGCAAGCCGGTGCCGCCATCGCGCCTCCAACATTCGGAATCGATGGCCTATATGCGCGCTGATAACTTCACAGCTGCCGGGCGGCCAGAAATAGTCGTTGGCTGCGGCATCGCGCCGATCGTGTCCGAATGCTTCCAGGCGCCTGCCGCCGGCACGGCCTACTCGCTGCTGTTCGGCATCACCCACCCAACGAGCCGCGGCAGCGTGCGCATAAGTGGGCCTGAACTCGGCGATCCCCTGATCATCGACCCGGCATACCTGCAAACAGGCCGCGACCGTGCGCTGTTTCGCCAAGCTCTCGAGGCGGCACGGACAATCGGGCATAGCGATGAACTCGCCGGCTGGCGAGAGCGCGAACTCCTGCCAGGCACGCTGAACAGTGCGGCCGAGATGGACGACTTCATCGCGCGGTCGGTCATCACGCATCATCATCCCTGCGGGACTTGCAGGATGGGTAAGGATCCGGACGCCGTCGTCGATGCAAATCTACGGCTCAAGGCGCTCGACAATCTTTTTGTCGTGGACGCGTCGATCATGCCCAACCTCACCGCGGGACCGATTCATGCCGCGGTGCTCGCGATCGCCGAGACCTTCGCCCGACGGCACCGGGAAATCCTGCAATCCTGA
- a CDS encoding GntR family transcriptional regulator codes for MSDILAIFRFDNQAILLSNFNGVAYAASACDSKAHETLSMPPDLNLRISPRTVQRETVDKLRLAIFSGLFQPGSRLIESQLCTQLGISRPSLREALRSLEAERLIEIVPNRGPSVPALSWEVATAIYEVRELLEVEAAGRCALRISPEQLRELEKSLSAFEEAASSNDSLAQVMTAADFYSIILANCGNPILEEVHRGLVARISFFRGRSMSLEGRAQSSLAEMREIFESIAAGDEKAARKASKQHVLRAKAAAKISMDNGI; via the coding sequence TTGTCTGACATTCTTGCAATCTTCAGATTTGACAATCAGGCTATCCTGCTGTCAAATTTCAACGGCGTGGCGTATGCTGCTTCAGCTTGCGACTCAAAAGCCCATGAGACGTTATCGATGCCCCCAGATTTGAATTTGCGAATTTCGCCTCGGACCGTGCAACGGGAGACCGTCGACAAGTTACGGCTCGCGATCTTCTCCGGGCTGTTCCAGCCGGGAAGCCGCCTCATCGAAAGTCAACTGTGCACACAACTGGGCATCAGCCGCCCCTCGCTACGGGAGGCTTTGCGCAGTCTTGAGGCCGAGCGCCTGATCGAGATCGTACCCAACCGCGGGCCGTCGGTACCGGCACTTTCGTGGGAGGTGGCAACCGCCATCTACGAGGTTCGCGAGCTGTTGGAGGTCGAGGCGGCGGGACGATGCGCGTTGAGGATTTCGCCTGAGCAGTTGCGTGAACTTGAGAAATCCCTTTCCGCATTCGAAGAGGCGGCATCCAGCAATGACAGCCTGGCGCAGGTCATGACCGCCGCGGATTTCTATTCGATCATACTCGCGAATTGCGGGAATCCGATCCTGGAGGAAGTCCATCGCGGTCTTGTGGCCCGGATCAGCTTCTTTCGAGGACGATCGATGTCCTTGGAGGGCAGAGCACAAAGCAGCCTGGCGGAGATGAGGGAGATCTTCGAATCCATCGCCGCCGGCGACGAGAAGGCCGCCCGCAAAGCCTCGAAACAGCACGTCCTGAGGGCGAAAGCGGCGGCGAAAATATCCATGGACAACGGGATTTGA
- a CDS encoding FAD-dependent oxidoreductase has translation MANVNKTPGKTRRAEVAGGGFAGLTAAIALKQNGWDVRLHEKSSELRAFGAGIYLWHNGLRVLEGLGALDDVLQGSHTPPTYETWMHNKSVSKETFNGLPWRIMTRSHLHDALVNQARALGVDISVNSEAVAADPEGRLTLQSGEVLEADLIVGADGVGSKVRDSIGFKQDRWVSKDGLIRLIVPRMKKDLGHGEWDNTIDMWNFWPRVQRILYSPCNENELYLGLMAPAADPRGSSVPIDLEVWVEMFPFLEPCLIEAAKLKTARYDKYETTKLDSWTRGKVALVGDAAHAMCPALAQGAGCAMVNAFSLSQNLEEGSSVEDALVAWETRIRPITDRCQALSGDYAANRSLSKGNMFTPAALEAARYDPLRRVYSWPQ, from the coding sequence ATGGCCAATGTAAACAAAACTCCGGGCAAGACGCGTCGCGCCGAGGTCGCCGGCGGCGGCTTTGCCGGGCTGACGGCCGCCATCGCTCTCAAGCAGAACGGTTGGGACGTCAGGCTGCACGAAAAGAGTTCGGAGCTGCGGGCATTCGGCGCTGGCATCTATCTCTGGCACAATGGCCTTCGCGTGCTCGAAGGACTGGGCGCCCTGGACGATGTTCTCCAGGGTTCGCACACGCCTCCGACCTACGAGACCTGGATGCACAACAAGTCGGTTTCCAAGGAGACGTTCAACGGTCTTCCCTGGCGCATAATGACCCGCAGCCATCTGCACGATGCCCTGGTCAATCAGGCCCGTGCCCTGGGCGTCGACATAAGCGTGAATTCCGAAGCCGTCGCCGCCGATCCGGAGGGACGGCTGACACTCCAGAGCGGCGAGGTCCTCGAAGCCGACCTGATCGTCGGCGCCGATGGCGTTGGCTCCAAGGTCAGGGATTCCATCGGTTTCAAACAGGATCGATGGGTTTCGAAGGATGGTCTCATCCGGCTGATTGTCCCGCGCATGAAGAAAGATCTCGGTCATGGCGAGTGGGACAACACCATCGACATGTGGAACTTCTGGCCGCGTGTCCAGCGCATTCTCTACTCGCCTTGCAATGAGAACGAGCTCTATCTCGGCTTGATGGCTCCGGCCGCCGATCCTCGCGGATCAAGCGTTCCGATCGATCTCGAAGTTTGGGTCGAGATGTTTCCTTTCCTGGAACCCTGCCTGATCGAAGCAGCCAAGCTGAAAACCGCCCGGTACGACAAGTACGAAACGACCAAGCTGGATAGCTGGACAAGAGGCAAGGTCGCCCTCGTGGGAGATGCCGCGCACGCAATGTGCCCGGCTCTTGCCCAGGGCGCTGGTTGCGCGATGGTCAACGCCTTCAGCCTGTCGCAGAACCTGGAGGAAGGCTCTTCGGTTGAGGACGCACTCGTCGCGTGGGAGACGCGCATTCGCCCGATCACGGATCGCTGCCAGGCCCTGTCTGGCGACTATGCGGCGAACCGCTCGCTCTCGAAGGGAAACATGTTCACGCCGGCCGCACTCGAAGCTGCCCGCTACGACCCGCTGCGCCGTGTCTACTCATGGCCGCAGTAG
- a CDS encoding amino acid synthesis family protein — MNYSSEVERDYDVRGWYSSVQESRHDGGTPGETLVKVATGVVIRNPFAGKFVAELSDLTNPSAAIGHALGERAVALLGNRPVESYGKGGIAGTSGEQEHVVACITTVFGDPLRQQVGGGKAWISSVSKVAVAGTTIDIPLAHKDELYIRSHYDAVTFSVPDAPRPDELLICVAVASGPRVHQRVGGKSVADLKAGV, encoded by the coding sequence ATGAACTATTCCAGTGAAGTCGAAAGAGATTATGATGTCAGGGGATGGTACTCCTCGGTCCAGGAAAGCCGGCATGACGGCGGCACGCCTGGCGAAACCCTCGTCAAAGTCGCGACTGGCGTTGTCATACGCAATCCCTTCGCCGGCAAGTTCGTCGCCGAACTGTCCGATCTGACCAATCCGAGTGCAGCGATCGGTCATGCGCTCGGCGAGAGAGCCGTGGCGCTGCTCGGCAACAGGCCGGTCGAAAGCTATGGCAAGGGCGGCATCGCGGGCACATCAGGCGAACAGGAACATGTCGTCGCTTGCATAACCACGGTGTTCGGAGATCCGCTGCGCCAGCAGGTGGGCGGCGGCAAGGCCTGGATCTCGTCGGTCAGCAAGGTCGCTGTCGCCGGCACGACCATCGATATCCCGCTTGCCCACAAGGACGAGCTTTACATCCGTTCTCACTACGACGCCGTCACCTTTTCCGTGCCGGATGCCCCGCGCCCGGACGAACTTCTGATCTGCGTCGCCGTCGCATCGGGTCCGCGCGTGCACCAGCGCGTCGGCGGCAAATCCGTCGCCGACCTCAAGGCCGGCGTCTAG
- a CDS encoding YbhB/YbcL family Raf kinase inhibitor-like protein → MPLNIKDLKITSADFKPLGKLRDEHAGDKGNVLPRLTVSGVPAGAKELAVICHDPDAPLANGFTHWVVYGIDPSTTDLSDAQEKFRVGPNGAGGKQYYGPQPPAGHGEHHYYFWVYALDTKVEGTPTREEFLQKYAGNIIEQNRIVGIYENK, encoded by the coding sequence ATGCCCCTGAACATCAAGGACCTCAAGATTACGTCGGCGGACTTCAAGCCGCTCGGGAAACTGCGCGACGAACATGCGGGCGACAAGGGCAATGTGTTGCCCAGGCTTACCGTCAGTGGCGTCCCGGCCGGTGCGAAGGAGCTCGCGGTCATCTGCCATGATCCGGACGCGCCGCTCGCCAACGGTTTCACGCATTGGGTGGTCTACGGCATCGATCCCTCGACCACCGACCTTTCGGATGCCCAGGAGAAGTTCCGCGTCGGCCCCAACGGCGCCGGCGGCAAGCAATATTACGGGCCTCAGCCGCCCGCTGGTCATGGAGAGCATCACTACTATTTCTGGGTCTATGCCCTCGACACGAAGGTCGAAGGCACGCCCACCCGGGAGGAGTTCCTGCAGAAATATGCCGGCAACATCATCGAGCAGAACCGGATCGTCGGCATCTACGAAAACAAGTGA
- a CDS encoding class II aldolase/adducin family protein, giving the protein MTDNSPARQKVFEELVTATKILLNEGILDTFGHISARDPEDPESFFLAQKLAPSLITAGDMQRFNLDGETSDNRPSYLERYIHSEIYKARPDVQCVLHSHSPAVLPYCFVDTPLRPVTHMGAFMGESVPVYEIRDKHGDETDLFGGGHDVCADIAESLGDSTVVLMARHGVVNVGNSVREVVFRAFYLEQEAKALTAGLQIGKIKYLSPGEVKTAGKLVGAQIDRGWNHWSQRLREAGLI; this is encoded by the coding sequence ATGACAGACAACAGCCCCGCGCGCCAGAAGGTCTTCGAAGAGCTGGTTACAGCGACGAAGATCCTGCTGAACGAAGGCATCCTGGATACGTTCGGGCATATCAGCGCCCGTGACCCCGAGGATCCCGAAAGCTTCTTCCTGGCGCAGAAGCTTGCTCCAAGTCTGATAACGGCCGGCGACATGCAGCGTTTCAACCTCGACGGCGAGACCTCGGACAACCGGCCATCCTATCTGGAGCGCTATATCCACAGCGAGATCTACAAGGCACGGCCCGACGTCCAGTGCGTGCTCCACAGCCATTCGCCGGCTGTCCTGCCTTACTGCTTCGTCGACACGCCGCTTCGGCCGGTCACCCATATGGGAGCTTTCATGGGCGAGTCGGTTCCAGTCTATGAGATCCGTGACAAGCACGGCGACGAGACGGATCTCTTCGGCGGTGGCCATGATGTCTGCGCCGATATCGCCGAAAGCCTCGGCGACAGCACCGTGGTCCTCATGGCCCGTCATGGCGTCGTCAATGTCGGCAACTCCGTGCGCGAGGTCGTCTTCCGGGCTTTCTATCTTGAGCAGGAAGCGAAGGCGCTTACGGCCGGCCTGCAGATCGGCAAGATCAAGTATCTATCGCCAGGCGAGGTCAAGACGGCGGGAAAGCTCGTCGGCGCTCAGATCGACCGGGGGTGGAACCACTGGTCGCAGCGTCTGAGAGAGGCTGGCCTGATCTAG
- a CDS encoding GMC family oxidoreductase has protein sequence MPHAESYDYIIVGAGSAGCVLANRLSADPQCSVLLLEAGGWDRDPMIHIPLGWGKILTERRHDWMYFCEPEDNVGGRKVECARGKVVGGSSSTNAMAYVRGNRGDYDRWAATGLSDWSYDKVLPYFRKHESWEGGENQFRGGKGPVSTQFCRYKDTLIDAFAQASVQAGYEQTKDYNGEQQEGFGRLQMTISKGRRASTATAYLRPALKRPNLTVLTEASATKIVLEGARATGVTINHRGGERTVVARKEVLLSGGVINTPQLMMLSGIGAQDELAAHGIQTRVNLPAVGKNLQDHVSVILMYRRRAPGGPFLRNMRADRIGLDFVKTYLTGRGFSGDVPGGVVAFLKSGPARPLPDVQLLFTAAPLAAWPYFKPFKAPFADGFATRIVATQPESRGAVKLASADPSAAPLIHQNFLASPKDWESLRAGFRVARDLASQPSMQPFIEAEFFPGPKCQSDDEIDEHIRKTSITVHHPAGTCRMGADAASVVDPQLRVRGVQGLRVVDASVMPDLVCGNINAAVIMIAEKAAHLIASSKESGAVQ, from the coding sequence ATGCCGCACGCTGAAAGCTACGATTACATCATTGTTGGGGCCGGATCGGCCGGTTGCGTGCTCGCCAACCGGCTGAGCGCCGACCCTCAATGTTCGGTGCTGTTGCTGGAGGCCGGCGGCTGGGATCGCGATCCCATGATCCATATACCGCTTGGATGGGGTAAGATCCTGACCGAGCGGCGCCATGACTGGATGTATTTCTGCGAGCCGGAAGACAATGTCGGCGGACGCAAGGTCGAGTGCGCGCGCGGCAAGGTTGTCGGCGGATCCTCGTCGACCAACGCCATGGCCTATGTGCGGGGCAATCGCGGGGACTACGATCGTTGGGCAGCCACTGGGCTCAGCGACTGGTCATACGACAAGGTGCTGCCGTACTTCCGCAAGCATGAAAGCTGGGAAGGCGGCGAGAACCAGTTTCGTGGCGGCAAAGGTCCGGTCAGCACCCAGTTCTGCCGCTACAAGGACACGCTGATCGACGCCTTTGCGCAAGCCAGCGTGCAGGCCGGTTACGAGCAGACGAAAGATTATAATGGCGAGCAGCAGGAAGGGTTCGGCCGCCTCCAGATGACGATCTCAAAAGGCCGGCGCGCCTCGACCGCGACAGCCTATCTGCGGCCGGCGCTCAAGCGGCCCAATTTGACCGTCCTGACAGAAGCAAGCGCTACCAAGATCGTGCTGGAGGGTGCGCGCGCCACCGGCGTCACCATCAACCATCGCGGCGGCGAACGCACGGTCGTTGCCCGTAAGGAAGTGCTGCTTTCCGGCGGCGTGATCAACACGCCGCAACTCATGATGCTGTCGGGCATAGGGGCGCAGGATGAGCTTGCCGCCCACGGCATCCAGACGCGGGTCAACCTGCCGGCGGTCGGCAAGAACCTGCAGGATCACGTCTCGGTCATCCTCATGTACCGGCGCCGGGCCCCGGGCGGCCCGTTCCTGCGCAACATGCGTGCCGATCGGATCGGGCTCGATTTCGTCAAGACCTACCTGACGGGACGCGGTTTTTCCGGCGATGTGCCCGGCGGCGTCGTCGCCTTCCTGAAGAGCGGCCCGGCGAGGCCGTTGCCGGATGTGCAGCTGCTCTTCACGGCGGCGCCGCTCGCCGCATGGCCATATTTCAAGCCGTTCAAGGCGCCGTTTGCGGACGGCTTCGCAACGCGCATCGTGGCGACGCAGCCTGAGAGCCGGGGAGCAGTAAAACTGGCCTCGGCCGATCCTTCCGCCGCGCCGCTGATCCACCAGAATTTCCTCGCCTCGCCGAAGGATTGGGAATCGCTGCGGGCCGGCTTCCGAGTGGCGCGGGATCTCGCGTCGCAGCCCTCCATGCAGCCCTTCATCGAGGCGGAGTTTTTTCCCGGCCCGAAGTGCCAGAGCGACGACGAGATCGACGAGCATATCCGCAAGACCTCCATCACCGTGCATCATCCGGCCGGGACCTGCCGGATGGGGGCCGATGCGGCCTCGGTCGTTGACCCGCAATTGCGCGTTCGCGGTGTCCAGGGCCTCAGAGTGGTGGACGCTTCCGTCATGCCCGACCTGGTCTGCGGAAACATCAATGCGGCAGTGATCATGATTGCCGAGAAAGCCGCCCACCTGATCGCGAGCTCGAAAGAAAGCGGGGCAGTGCAATGA
- the fhmpcd1 gene encoding 5-formyl-3-hydroxy-2-methylpyridine 4-carboxylate 5-dehydrogenase, whose amino-acid sequence MIRNIAIIGMGTMGPGMAARLARGGLQVAAYDVAPAAIERARSMLGVAEGVLDALGIAPPSAGVGTVRFTDDIGGAVSGADLVIENVPENISVKADVYRTIDGLIGSDTIVASDTSGIPITKLQAHISHPERMVGMHWSNPPHIIPMIEVIAGEKTAPQTVATIRDLIRSIGLLPVVVKKDVPGFVENRVLYALLREAVDLVERGVIDPEDLDTCVSWGIGYKIAVIGPMALLDMAGLDIYKSVSSFLNADLSNRDDVAPMVLEKTNASKLGIKSGEGMFSYTPEQTKALQGERARKLVAVRRILEGRE is encoded by the coding sequence ATGATCCGAAATATCGCCATCATCGGTATGGGCACGATGGGGCCGGGCATGGCCGCCCGGCTCGCCAGAGGCGGCCTGCAGGTGGCCGCCTACGATGTCGCCCCGGCAGCGATCGAGCGCGCGCGATCCATGTTGGGCGTGGCCGAGGGCGTTCTCGACGCCTTGGGTATCGCGCCGCCATCGGCCGGCGTTGGAACGGTTCGCTTCACCGATGATATCGGCGGCGCGGTATCCGGTGCCGACCTCGTCATCGAGAACGTTCCTGAAAACATTTCGGTCAAGGCCGACGTCTATCGCACGATCGACGGCCTGATAGGCTCGGACACGATCGTCGCATCCGACACATCCGGTATCCCGATCACCAAGCTGCAGGCGCATATCTCGCATCCCGAGCGGATGGTCGGCATGCACTGGTCGAACCCGCCGCACATCATCCCGATGATCGAGGTGATCGCCGGCGAGAAGACAGCGCCGCAAACCGTGGCCACGATCCGCGACCTGATCCGCTCGATCGGCTTGCTGCCGGTGGTGGTGAAGAAGGATGTTCCGGGCTTCGTCGAGAACCGCGTGCTCTATGCGCTGCTGCGCGAGGCGGTCGACCTTGTCGAACGCGGCGTCATCGATCCGGAGGATCTCGACACCTGTGTGTCGTGGGGCATCGGCTACAAGATCGCCGTCATCGGACCGATGGCGCTGCTCGATATGGCCGGCCTCGATATCTACAAGTCCGTCTCCTCCTTCCTCAACGCGGATCTCTCCAATCGCGACGATGTCGCGCCCATGGTGCTGGAAAAGACCAACGCGTCGAAGCTCGGCATCAAGTCGGGCGAGGGCATGTTCTCCTATACGCCCGAGCAGACCAAGGCGCTGCAAGGCGAACGGGCGCGCAAACTGGTCGCGGTGCGGCGCATCCTGGAGGGCCGGGAGTAG
- a CDS encoding ABC transporter ATP-binding protein, whose translation MRMEPIRAAGGRPAHIRHDDDLISAKGVSVVMASQLVLQNIDLSIPKGSFVSLIGPSGCGKSTLLKVLAGLVNPTSGSVSIAGLRPVEAARKRMIGLVFQDANLLPWKNAVDNASMLLGIADRSLSRADLRARGQEMLELVGLGDSAHKRPNELSGGMRQRVAIARALALDPAVLLMDEPFGALDAITRDSMGQSLLEIWQRTGKTIVLVTHSIDEAIHLSRHVHVMGIKPGRITESLDIGLPYPRDLSVTEDPEFVGLVVQLRVMLRASHQPGGTS comes from the coding sequence ATGCGCATGGAACCCATTCGAGCAGCAGGCGGTCGGCCAGCTCATATCCGCCACGATGACGACCTGATCTCCGCCAAGGGTGTTTCGGTGGTCATGGCCAGCCAGCTGGTTCTGCAGAACATCGATCTGTCGATCCCGAAAGGGTCGTTTGTCTCCCTTATCGGTCCTTCCGGTTGCGGCAAGAGCACCTTGCTCAAGGTTCTGGCCGGGCTTGTGAATCCGACGAGCGGCAGCGTTTCGATCGCCGGGCTTCGGCCGGTCGAGGCGGCGCGCAAGCGCATGATCGGCCTCGTCTTTCAGGACGCCAATTTGCTTCCCTGGAAGAATGCCGTCGACAACGCATCGATGCTGCTTGGCATCGCCGACAGATCGCTCTCGCGCGCCGATTTGCGGGCACGCGGGCAGGAGATGCTGGAACTGGTGGGGTTGGGCGACAGCGCCCACAAACGCCCCAATGAATTGTCCGGCGGCATGCGCCAGCGCGTCGCCATCGCGCGGGCCCTGGCGCTCGATCCGGCGGTGCTGCTGATGGACGAGCCATTCGGCGCGCTCGACGCCATTACCCGCGATTCGATGGGACAGTCGCTGCTGGAGATCTGGCAGCGCACCGGCAAGACCATCGTGCTCGTCACCCATTCCATAGACGAAGCCATCCACCTGTCGCGCCATGTCCACGTAATGGGGATCAAGCCTGGGCGGATCACCGAGAGCCTCGACATTGGTCTGCCCTATCCGCGCGATCTGTCGGTGACGGAAGATCCGGAATTCGTCGGGCTGGTGGTTCAACTGCGGGTGATGCTGCGCGCCAGCCATCAGCCGGGAGGCACCTCGTGA
- a CDS encoding ABC transporter permease translates to MSDQPITNLSEPRLASNWAAATGSWLPAVILLLATIIVWEAVVRIFAISAFIIPAPSEIAQSLVAQWPTLMQASLVTAGEILFGFLVSVVVGIAIALIIVRFDWLGRALYPLVVLFQNVPKVALAPIFILWFGYGLAPKIGLILVIAFFPVTLSMLAGMQSVDRSLLSLMNSVGASPTQILFKIRVPHSLPNLMAGTKIAATLSVIGAIVGEFAGASDGLGYVIQFASTQLDTALVFAALLLVSVLGIAFYYAAEILERIVVPWAPKFSQS, encoded by the coding sequence GTGAGCGATCAACCCATCACCAATCTCTCCGAGCCGCGGCTTGCCTCCAACTGGGCAGCGGCGACTGGCAGCTGGCTGCCGGCAGTCATTCTTCTACTGGCGACGATCATCGTGTGGGAAGCCGTGGTACGGATTTTCGCCATCTCCGCCTTCATCATTCCCGCCCCGTCCGAGATCGCGCAATCGCTGGTCGCGCAATGGCCAACGCTGATGCAGGCGAGCCTGGTGACGGCGGGCGAAATCCTGTTCGGATTCCTTGTCTCTGTCGTGGTCGGCATTGCCATTGCGCTGATCATCGTGCGCTTCGACTGGCTGGGGCGAGCGCTCTATCCGCTGGTGGTGCTGTTCCAGAACGTGCCAAAGGTGGCACTGGCGCCGATCTTCATCCTCTGGTTCGGCTACGGGCTCGCGCCCAAGATCGGCCTGATCCTGGTCATCGCCTTCTTCCCGGTGACCTTGTCGATGCTGGCGGGCATGCAGTCGGTCGATCGCTCGCTGCTATCGCTGATGAATTCGGTCGGCGCCAGCCCGACGCAGATCCTGTTCAAGATCCGTGTTCCGCATTCGCTGCCCAACCTGATGGCCGGAACCAAGATCGCCGCGACGCTCAGCGTCATCGGCGCCATCGTCGGCGAATTCGCCGGCGCCTCGGATGGGCTCGGCTACGTCATCCAGTTCGCCTCGACCCAGCTCGACACCGCGCTGGTCTTCGCGGCCCTGCTCCTCGTTTCGGTGCTGGGCATCGCCTTCTATTACGCAGCCGAAATTCTCGAACGCATCGTGGTGCCGTGGGCGCCGAAATTCAGCCAGTCCTAG